A single Dermacentor albipictus isolate Rhodes 1998 colony chromosome 3, USDA_Dalb.pri_finalv2, whole genome shotgun sequence DNA region contains:
- the LOC135905190 gene encoding uncharacterized protein, with translation MSPDVPLFMQVLCACLSLIAGGAAKPFDAGNIMLCYDAGLPRHFCGGGYFGQSADLTSIQAHRHVDGLFDSPTGGTMTSGRMPRRDQLYAIKAYPSPTSFSGHGSTAVTMSPDVPLFMQVLCACLSLIAGGAAKPFDAGNIMLCYDAGLPRHFCGGGYFGQSADLTSIQAHRHVDGLFDSPTGGTMTSGRMPRRDQLYAIKAYPSPTSFSGHGSTAVTMSPDVPLFMQVLCACLSLIAGGAAKPFDAGNIMLCYDAGLPRHFCGGGYFGQSADLTSIQAHRHVDGLFDSPTGGTMTSGRMPRRDQLYAIKAYPSPTSFSGHGSTAVTMSPDVPLFMQVGDRKNGFRSDVLGLIVLPCPQAVVDSICDCFSIAALLLSLSGDVEENPGPLTEVMCREMLQNQKDILSKLTAVQDKQDSFETRILDMQNRILLIESKVQSLDETQNRLATLEGIVADHSVETSTLVKHLDDLDNRSRRNNLIIRGIKEDDHENEETLLSKVKDEIFSATLKVNVSSIERIHRLGRRISGRTRPVILRVADYRDKMTVLQNCTKLRDTDYSVSEDFSKRVQRIRKKLWASASEEKKAGKLLFDKLKVNNTLYSWNEEREERCKLRTDAGASDN, from the coding sequence ATGTCGCCTGACGTGCCGCTGTTCATGCAGGTTCTCTGCGCATGCCTTAGTCTCATCGCTGGAGGCGCTGCGAAACCCTTCGACGCTGGAAACATCATGCTTTGCTACGACGCTGGCTTGCCGCGACACTTCTGCGGGGGCGGATACTTCGGCCAGTCTGCTGACCTCACCAGTATCCAGGCGCATCGACACGTGGATGGTCTTTTCGACTCACCAACTGGGGGCACGATGACGTCAGGACGCATGCCCAGAAGGGATCAGCTGTATGCTATAAAAGCATACCCTTCGCCTACcagcttcagtggacacggcagcaccgCCGTGACGATGTCGCCTGACGTGCCGCTGTTCATGCAGGTTCTCTGCGCATGCCTTAGTCTCATCGCTGGAGGCGCTGCGAAACCCTTCGACGCTGGAAACATCATGCTTTGCTACGATGCTGGCCTGCCGCGACACTTCTGCGGGGGCGGATACTTCGGCCAGTCTGCTGACCTCACCAGTATCCAGGCGCATCGACACGTGGATGGTCTTTTCGACTCACCAACTGGGGGCACGATGACGTCAGGACGCATGCCCAGAAGGGATCAGCTGTATGCTATAAAAGCATACCCTTCGCCTACcagcttcagtggacacggcagcaccgCCGTGACGATGTCGCCTGACGTGCCGCTGTTCATGCAGGTTCTCTGCGCATGCCTTAGTCTCATCGCTGGAGGCGCTGCGAAACCCTTCGACGCTGGAAACATCATGCTTTGCTACGATGCTGGCCTGCCGCGACACTTCTGCGGGGGCGGATACTTCGGCCAGTCTGCTGACCTCACCAGTATCCAGGCGCATCGACACGTGGATGGTCTTTTCGACTCACCAACTGGGGGCACGATGACGTCAGGACGCATGCCCAGAAGGGATCAGCTGTATGCTATAAAAGCATACCCTTCGCCTACcagcttcagtggacacggcagcaccgCCGTGACGATGTCGCCTGACGTGCCGCTGTTCATGCAGGTTGGTGACCGAAAAAATGGCTTCCGTAGTGATGTTCTTGGTCTTATAGTGCTGCCGTGTCCACAGGCTGTCGTTGACTCTATATGCGACTGTTTTTCTATTGCGGCCCTGTTGTTAAGTCTCTCTGGGGACGTGGAGGAAAATCCAGGTCCATTAACAGAAGTAATGTGCAGGGAAATGCTCCAAAACCAGAAAGACATTTTGTCTAAActcactgcggttcaagacaagCAAGACTCGTTTGAAACAAGAATCCTAGACATGCAGAACCGGATTCTTCTTATCGAGAGTAAGGTACAAAGCTTAGACGAGACTCAGAACAGGCTCGCAACTCTTGAGGGAATTGTAGCTGACCACAGCGTTGAAACATCTACTCTGGTAAAACATCTGGATGATCTGGATAATCGTTCACGACGAAATAATCTTATCATTAGAGGAATTAAAGAAGATGACCACGAAAATGAAGAGACCCTATTAAGCAAAGTAAAGGACGAAATCTTCAGCGCTACTCTGAAAGTGAATGTATCTTCTATTGAACGAATTCATAGGTTAGGCAGGAGGATTTCTGGTAGAACTCGACCAGTTATCCTGAGGGTGGCAGACTATAGGGATAAAATGACAGTtttgcagaactgcacaaaaCTGAGAGACACAGATTACAGCGTAAGCGAAGATTTCTCTAAAAGAGTGCAgagaataagaaaaaagctatggGCCTCGGCGAGTGAGGAGAAGAAGGCAGGAAAGCTGCTTTTTGATAAATTAAAAGTAAACAATACGCTGTACAGCTGGAATGAAGAACGTGAGGAAAGGTGCAAACTGCGAACTGATGCAGGAGCAAGTGATAATTGA